The window CCAGCTCGTCTGCACTCGACGAGGAGGTGCACACCGCAACCCGTACCACCCGACGTCTGCGGACACTGACCGTCGTCCTCTCCGCTCTCCTCGTCCTCGCTGTGACCGCGAGCGTGGTCGCCTGGAACCAGAACCGGATCAGCAACCAGCAGCGACAGGCGGCGGACACCGCACGGAAGGTCGCCCTGTCCCGGCAGCTCGCCGCACAATCAGCAGCCCTGCCCGGCCAGGACTCCGACCTCGCCGCGCTGCTGGCCGTCCAGGCTTATCGGACCAAGCCGACCGCCCAAGCGGTGGAGAGCCTCTCCGCTGCCGCCGCCGTGCCCGTGAGGTACCGGTTCACCGGACACTCCGGCACTGTGTCCTCGGTGGTACTCAGCCCGGACGGCCGCAGCCTGGCCACCGCCGACGGGGACGGCACGGTACGTCTGTGGGACACCGGCGCGGGCCGGCTCCGCGACAGCCTCCCCGCGGACAATGCCCGGGTCGACGCGGTGGCGTTCAGCCGGGACGGGCGCGTCCTGGCCACCGCCGGCCGGGATCGCACCCTGCGGCTGTGGGACATGAGCACGGGCCGTCTGCGCGAGACTCTCCTGGCAGACCCCGACGCGGCCGACACCGGGCAGATTGTGCCGTTCGACGTGGTGGCGTTCAGCCCGGACGGCCGCAGCCTGGCCACCGCCGGCCGGGGCGGAGCGGTGCGACTGTGGGACACCGGTACCGGCCAACTGCGCAGGACTCTCCTGGAGTTCACTCAAGCGCTGGCTCCCGGGCAGCCCGGGCCGACTTCGTCGATGGCGTTCAGCGCGGACAGCCGTACCCTGGCCACCGGTGCCAGGCGCGGGGCGGTGCAGTTGTGGAACACCGGCACGGGCCGGCTGCGCCGAAGCCTCGCGGGGCACACGACCCGGGTCACCTCGATGGCGTTCAGCCCCGACGGCCGCATCCTCGCCACCAGCGGCTCCAACAAGGGTGGAACGGTGCGGTTGTGGGATCTCGATACCGGTCGCCTGCGCCGCAGCCTGGCCGACGGTGCCGGTTCTGTCCTGTCTACGGCGTTCAGTGCGGACGGCCGTACTCTCGCCATCACCTGGCCCGATCGCACGGTGCGTTTGTGGGAGGTGGGCACCGGCCGCCTGCGCCGCAGCCTGACCGGGCACACCGCCCAGGTCACCTCAGTGGTGTTCGGCCCCGATGGCCGCACTCTCGCCACCGCCGGCAGTGATCGCACAGTGCGAATGTGGGACACCGCTGTCGGCCAGTCCCTGGCTGTCCTCGCCGGAAACTCCAAGAAGGCGGACGCCATGACATTCAGTCCTGACGGACGCACTCTGGCGGCCGGCAGCTTCACCGGTGTCCACACCGTGCAGCTGTGGGACACAGTCACTGGACGTCTGCGCACGCGCCTGCCAGGGCACACCGCTGCTGTCGTGTCGATGGCGTTCAGCGCGGACGGCCGAACCCTCGCCACCAGCAGCCTCAGCCGCGGCGTGGAACTGTGGGACACGGCCACCGGCCGCTTGCGCACACGCCTGCCCGGCTACACCGACCTGGCTGACTCGATCGCGTTCAGCGCGGACGGCCGAACCCTCGCCACCGCCAGCCTCAGCCGCGGCGTGGAGCTTTGGGACGCAGCCACCGCCCGAAGGCGTACGCACCCGTCTCTTCAGAGAGCGACTGACGTGACCTCGATGGCGATCAGCCCCGACGGTCGCACCCTCGCCACCAACGGCCGTGATCGCACGGTGCGATTGTGGGACACGGGCACCGGCCGTCAGCGCCTCCGTCTGACCGGGCACACCGCCCAGGTCAGCTCAATGGCGTTCAGCCCTGACGGCCGCACTCTCGCCACCGCAGGCAGTGATCGGGCCCTGCGGTTCTGGGACACCGCTTCAGGCCGCGGCCACGGCGCCTCGGCCAGGTACACCGTGTCCTCAATGGCGTTCAGTCCGGACGGGCGCACCCTTGCCACCGCCGGCAGCGACGATCACGCCGTGCGGCTTTGGAACGCGGACACCGGCGGCAGGCTGACCACGCTGTCCGGGCACACCGACACCGTGCTGTCAGTGGCTTTCAGCCCGGACGGCCGCACCCTGATCAGCGCCGGCACGGATCAGACCGTACGACGGTGGGACGTAGGGCTGTCGGCTCCCGCCGCGGCGATCCGCAAGATCTGCCACGCCATAGGCCGCGATCTCACGCCACAGGAACGCTCGATGTACCTACCGGACCAGCCGGCCCAGGCCACCTGCCCGGGCTGATCAAAACCGAATTCGGCATGCCGTTGGCCGGCCTCACACCGAGAACTCCCTTATCACCGTGTTGCGGAACACCGCGCTGCCGCCGATCGTGAACAGTGCCAGCCGGGTGTCCAGCAGGTACGGGAACACCTGGCTGGTGTGCACGTAGCGGCCGTCGTCGACGAACATCTCCACCGACGTGCGGTCCACCAGGATGCGCAGCTTCAGCGTGCCGGAGGACGGGTCGAACGGGGTGTGGCTCTCCTGCCACTTGCCGGACGTGTCGGCGTTCACGGTGTTGCGTCGGTTGAGGAAGGCGTAGTCGGCGTAGATCCCGGCGTCGATGTGCCGACCGCCGTCGGGTGAGCGCCTCAACTGGAGCCCGGCGCCCGTGAGTTGGGACCAGCTGATCTCGGTCGTCACCTCGTAGGAGATTCCGGTGTAGTCGAGCACCTTGGTGCCGTCGACTGTCACGTCGCCCAGGTTCACGGTGCGGGACACATGTGAGTCGAGGCCGGCGACGGGCTGGGAGGCGAGGTAGTAGGTGTTGTCGGACGCCTTCTTCAGGGTGATCTCGCGGACGATGGAGTCGGTGCCGTTGAAGCCGTCGCAGTCGATGGTGGGGGTGGTGTTGGCGTAGTCCCAGTTGTTCACCCATCCGATCGCGTACCGGGCAGTCGCGTCCACCG is drawn from Streptomyces liliifuscus and contains these coding sequences:
- a CDS encoding nSTAND1 domain-containing NTPase, translating into MAGRREVPVDPGAGPVQRFAFELRKLRAEAGGVTYRVLAQRAGYSVPTLSQAAAGDQLPTLPVTLAYAAACGGDAAQWEARWHQAVEEAAAGPGDDVEKVEPPYRGLVRFETGDRGRFFGRDRLTADLLDLLRRRRFAAVFGPSGSGKSSLLRAGLIPALQHSQEAGLRAATIRILTPGDRPARTHGRLLIPGVPVTANTGADVFVIVDQFEEAFTLCHDAAERSRFIELLLAARQPESRLRVLLAVRADFYGRCAEHRDLADALSDANLLVGPMNAAELREAIVKPAAAAGLTVERALTARLVGEVADAPGGLPLLSHVLLETWRRRRGKTLTLAGFEAAGALDGAIAKTAEEVYGQFTDGQARTVRRVLLRLVTPGDGTPDTRRPADRRELETPAHPQTDQVLEALTRARLLTLDHATVEIAHEALITAWPRLRQWIEEDRELLRAHRKLTEEAQVWSELGREAGALYRGSRLATAQDLFSAPERIADLTDLEHSFLTASSSALDEEVHTATRTTRRLRTLTVVLSALLVLAVTASVVAWNQNRISNQQRQAADTARKVALSRQLAAQSAALPGQDSDLAALLAVQAYRTKPTAQAVESLSAAAAVPVRYRFTGHSGTVSSVVLSPDGRSLATADGDGTVRLWDTGAGRLRDSLPADNARVDAVAFSRDGRVLATAGRDRTLRLWDMSTGRLRETLLADPDAADTGQIVPFDVVAFSPDGRSLATAGRGGAVRLWDTGTGQLRRTLLEFTQALAPGQPGPTSSMAFSADSRTLATGARRGAVQLWNTGTGRLRRSLAGHTTRVTSMAFSPDGRILATSGSNKGGTVRLWDLDTGRLRRSLADGAGSVLSTAFSADGRTLAITWPDRTVRLWEVGTGRLRRSLTGHTAQVTSVVFGPDGRTLATAGSDRTVRMWDTAVGQSLAVLAGNSKKADAMTFSPDGRTLAAGSFTGVHTVQLWDTVTGRLRTRLPGHTAAVVSMAFSADGRTLATSSLSRGVELWDTATGRLRTRLPGYTDLADSIAFSADGRTLATASLSRGVELWDAATARRRTHPSLQRATDVTSMAISPDGRTLATNGRDRTVRLWDTGTGRQRLRLTGHTAQVSSMAFSPDGRTLATAGSDRALRFWDTASGRGHGASARYTVSSMAFSPDGRTLATAGSDDHAVRLWNADTGGRLTTLSGHTDTVLSVAFSPDGRTLISAGTDQTVRRWDVGLSAPAAAIRKICHAIGRDLTPQERSMYLPDQPAQATCPG